The sequence CACGCGTGCCGATGTCCTCGGTCAGCAGATTCAGGCTGTAGTGCAGGTCGACGGAGATCCTCAGATGGAGGCGTCCGGACACGGTGCAGAACGTCCTGGGCATGAGCGCCTGGACCCTGTCGGAAAGGCCTTCCAGGGCAGGAACGGGCACCAGGCGGTGGTACGGCTGGACCTGCCCGTACGAGTAGACCGACTCCTCGGTCATCCGGCTGATGCGCGCCGGCATGCGCCGCACCCGTCCGTTGTCGATGCGGATGCCCACCTCGTAGCCGGAGGACTCCAGGATCCTTCTGGCGTCGGCGAGCGAGTCCTTCCGTACGAGCAGATCGATGTCGTTGCTGAACGACGGGGCGTCGGTGTTGTCGGTCAGGGCGTCCAGGGCGAGGCCCTTGTAGACGATCAGCGGGACGTCCTGTGCGTCGAACTCACGTGAGATCGCGGCCAGTTCGGAACGGTGGATCTCACGGATCTCCAGCGCCGCCGTCCGGTAGAGCTGGAACGGTCCGTCCTCGTCGGCCACGGCCGGATGCCCGGCGTGACTGACGAGTGTCGCGTTGATGATGTTGCGCTGCCGGAGGTAGGAGTAGACGGTCCCGGCGCCGTGGCTCTCCAGGAGGCGGTCGAAGCAGTCCCGGTGCGGCTTCGCGGCCTCCCCGGGAAAGGGAGCGAGGCTGGACCTGATGATCCCTATGCGTTCGGCAACGGTGAGCGGGGACACGTTCTCTCGCCTTCTCGTAGGTACGGGTCCGGCTCCCCTGTACGGGTCCGGAGATTGCGGTGCCGTCGGCGGACGGCCGGAAGCGCGCCGCGGGCCGGGACCCCGGTGCGTCCCGGCCCGCGGCGTCGCGCCGTACGGCTACCCGCCCGTCACGTCCGCGGCATGCCGGACCTCCCCCTCCACCCCGTCCTGCGGGGCGAAGGCCGTGGCGGCGACGAGGAAGCCGGGGTCCAGCGCCTGCCACACCTCGTCCAGGAGCTGCCCGGCGTCCCCGGCGTCGACCAGGACGTCCAGGTGGTGGCGGGCGGTCGCGACCCGCTGTCCGTCCGACTCGTAGGTGGAGAGCAGGACTCCGTGACCGATCGGCAGCCGGCCCAGCGCCGTCACCGTGGTGTCGGTGCTCTCCCGGCCGTTCTCCGGGCGACGGGCCGCACCCAGCCACGCCTTCCCGTCGGCCCGCTCGACCACGACGGTGATCCTGGGCGTGAAGATCGGCGGGTCCGGCTCGTACTCCAGACCGTGCAGTGCCTCGGCGGGCGACTGCCCCCCGGTCAGCCGGGCCGCCACCTCGGCGACCTGCTCGCCGTTCCCGTAGACGGTCCAGGGGCCCGCCACGCACGCGGCGACGTAGTGGCGCAGCGCGTCGTTGTCCTGGGCGCCCACGGGGACGACCGCGAGTTCCCCGGCCGCGGAGCCTTCCATACGGCGGGCCCGGGACGCCTCGCTGCGCCCGGTCAGCGCGTACGCGGCGGTGAGAACGTCGTCGTGCGTACGACACAGCACGACCAGCCGACCCGGGTACCGGTTGGCGCGGAGTGCTTCGCCGAGATGTTTCATGTGCCAGTCCTCTTACTCGTTGCAAGTGCGGGTGCCTGTTCCGGCCGGCGCAGGAGAGCCAGGTCTTCGAGCCGGAACAGCGCGGTGAGCGGGCAGTCGACGCGTTCGAGGGCCTCGGCCGCGCCCTGTTGCCGGTCAAGTATGACGAACGCGCCGACCACGGAGTGCTGTTGACGCCTCAGCTCGGTGACCGTGCGTTCCAGCGCGGCTCCGGTGCCCGCCACGTCGTCGACCACGGCGAAGTGCGTACCCGGCGGCACCTGGCTGGACAGGCGCCCGGAGAGTCCGTAGGACTTGGGCGTACGCCGGACGGCCCTGGCCTCCAGGGGGCGGGAGGCGGACGCGCTCACCAGCGATACGGCGGTGGCGAGCTGGCCTCCCGCGGCGACCTCGCCGGCGACCACCTCGGCCGTCGTCGCGGCGATCCGCTCGTACAGGGCGAGGGCGAGGGCGTGCAGCAGCGCCGGTTCGCCCAGCACCCGGTGGCCGTCGAAGTAGTCGGTCAGCAGCAGTCCGTCGGACCGCTCGGCCGTCACGAACGGAGCGCGGTCCAGCAGCGCCTGTGCCAGCGCGGTGGACGTCATGCCCCGGTCCTCGGCGCGCCCTCGCGGCCGGCGCGTGCGGCTTCGACCGCCTTGAGGGCGGAGCGGAGCGTTTCGTCGGCGTCGGAGAGCGAGGTGTCCAGGCCCGTCAGGTGACCGCCGTCGACGAGGTCGAGGAAGCCGGTGCGGACGCGGGTCATGTGCGCGATGTCGATGGGCCGGTCGCGCTCCTCGGGACGCTGCCGGATGCGTTGCACGGCCACGTCGACCGGACTGTGCGCGAGCAGGGCCAGATCCGGCTTCGGCAGCAGGGCCACCGTGTCCTGGAACCAGCCGTCGAAGTGCTGACCGCGGGCGAGTGCGTTGGCGACGGTGGTGTAGATGTAGCGGTCGCAGATGACCGTTTCGCCCGCCTCCAGCCGGGGGAGGATGGTGGCCCGCGCATGGTAGAGGCGGTCGCCCAGGGTGACCAGGTAGAGGGCCCGGTGGATCGCCGGGTCGTCGCCGCCCCGCTCGGCGAAGCCGCGGAAGACCTCGGTGGCACGGGCGCTCGGGGTCGGCTGGAAGGTGCTGAACACCTTGTGGCCGGACGCCCTGAGTGCGGCACTGAGCCCGTTGACCAGGGTGGTCTTGCCCGCGCCGTCCGTGCCCTCGACCACGACGAGGAGGCCGGGCGCGGTGTGCGGGCGCATCCGGCGGAGGAAGCCGAAGGCGGTGGGGGCCTGCGCCGGTCCCGCGTCGGAGGAGGGGGCGCGTACGGAGACCCCGTCCCGGGACACGTCGATCCGGATGAGGGAGCCGACCTCTAGACCCGTACGCGAACGGAGCGCCTCCCGGCCGCCGTTGGCCGGCTTCTCGACGACGACGGCCGCCTCGGTGACCTCGGCGCCGATCTCCCGGACGGCCTTCACCAGGGCGATGAGGGTTCCGCCGGTGGACAGGGTGTCGTCGACCAGGCAGACGCGGTCGCCGGGTTCGATCCCGTTGACGTAGAGGGAGCCCCCCGTGTACTCGCTGTCGAAGTCGACCCGGTGTCCCGGGACGTCGTAGGGGTACGCCCGCGCGAGGGCCAGGGGGAGTCCCGTGGCCAGCGAGAGCGCGGCGCCGATGACGGCCCCCTTCTCCTCCTCGACGAGGATCTTCGTGCAGCCGGCCAGGTCCAGGGAGGCGAGCAGCCTCGCCGTCACGTGCTCCAGCAACCGCGGTCGCAGCGCGGGGATGTGGTCGCACAGTTCGTTCACGCTGGTGAGGTAGCGACCGGAATCGACCACACGCGCTGCGGCATAGGAGTCTTCGAGAATCAAGCGATCAGCCTTCCAGGATGGCGAGGACGCGCGCCCGGTCCGGCTTGCCCGAAGCCGTGCGCGGAATGGCGGGGGTGAAGACCCAGCGGCGGGGCACCGCGAAGCTGCTGAGGCGTTCACGGAGGTGCTGGGCCAGCTCCGCGGCGGTGGCGCCGGGTTCGGCGTGGACGAGAGCGGCCACCATCTCGCCGCGATCGGGGTCGGGGACCCCGGCCACCACCGCGTCCCTGACCAACGGGCTGTTCAACAAGTGGTGTTCGACATCGAAGGGACTGACCTTCGCACCGGCCACATTGATGAGCACCTTCGTCCGGCCGGTGAGCCAGAGCCTTCCCCGGTCGTCAAGCCTGCCCAGGTCGCCGGTCTCCACGAAGCGCGTCGCGGGGCCGTCGCCGGGAACGGCCGGGCTGGTGGGGACCGGCGCCCGGCCGCCCCCTCCCGTGAGGTAGTGGACGGGGGCGGCGGGCCGGCCGATCACGACGTGTCCGGTGCGCCCCGCCCCGAGGGGCACGCCGTCCGGTCCGACGACGCGCACGGTGACTCCGGGGACCGGCAGCCCCACCGATCCCACCGTGTCCGGGTGAGCGGCGAGGTTCATCGTGGCGATGCCCCCCTCGGACAGCCCGTACTCCTGGCAGACGGGCACACCGGTGACGTCCTGCCATCCCTCGGCCCAGGAGGGGTGCAACGGGGCACCCCCCGAGAGCGGGTGGCGGAGCCCGGGGAGACCGATGCGGCGGACCTCCTTCGAGCGGGCCACCGCGCGGAACACGTAGGGGGTGCCGGAGAGCGTCCCGGGGCGGTGCTCGTGCGCCATCCGCACCATCGCCGCGGGGTCGTAACGGGGCGTCAGCAGGGTCGTCGCGCCCGCTCGGAGCGCCGCCGTCAGCAGCCCGGAGGCGAAGCTGTGCGAGACGGGCGTGCCGGTCAGGACCGGGTGCTCCGGTCCGAGGCCGAGTGCGCGTGCGACCGCGTCGGCCTCGTCGTCGATGTTCGCCGCGCTGCGCAGGACCCCTTTGGCGGTGCCGGTGGTGCCGGAGGTGAGGTGCACCAGCGCGGGGCGGTCGGCATCCGCTTCGGCGGGCTCCCGGCAGGGCAGTGGCCCGGAGCCGTCCGCGGAGACGAGGAGGGCGGCCGACAGGTCGGCGGCCAGCGCTTCGGCGGTGGGGGCGGGCATGGCCTCGGGCAGCGGCAGGACCGGGAACCCGCAGGACCGCAGGGCCAGGAAGTCGATCACCCACTGGCAGTCGGCGGACCGGTGGAGCGCCGCGATGCCGGGGCGGGTACCGGCCGCCGGGGACAGTTCGCGGGCCCGCTGCGCGACCCGGTCGACGAGCCGGGACCAGGTCAGCGAGTGCTCCGGGTCGGCCAGCGCGAGCGCGTGCGGGCGTTCCGTCGCGTGGGCGTGGAGGATGTCGAGCATCATGCGGCCTCCTCCGGCTCCGGGCGCCGGTAGTGGACGAGCACTGTGGAGGAGTAGGCCCCCGTGCAGGCGACGACCGCTTCGCCGGCCTCACCACGCGCGATCATGTCCATGGCCTCCAGATGGGCGTTCAACGGTTCGGCGGCACCGCCCAGCGACTCGTGCTCCGTCCATCCGGCGTCCGTCGCGAGGCCGGCGTCCGTACGGTTGAGCCCGGTGACGATCAAGGTCTTCGGCCGTACGGGGCAGAGCCTCGCCAGCCCTTCCTCCAGCACATCGATCCCGGCCGGCGCGGCGGCGACGGGCAGGCGGACCGCTGCCACCAGCTCGACCGCGGACGCCTCCGCAGGGGAGGGCCCGCAGCCGACCGCGATCACTGTGCCTGTCGGCGGGACCGGGGGATCACCCGCTTCCGCCCAGAGCCGGTTCTCCGGGGCGTCGTAGCCCCCGGCGAGACAGGCCGGTGCCCTCCCCGTCGCGACCAGGTGCGCTGCCGAGACGAGGGCCTCGACCGCCGCCGTCCTGCCGAGGAAGGTCTCGGTCTGACCGGTGACGCCGAAGAGGACGGACGCCATCGCGGCGGGGGTGTTGAACGTGGACAGCGCGAAGTCCATCGGATCGACCCGGCGCGGTCCCCGCTCCCGGAGGGTGGTGTGGATGCGGGCATGGTGGCTCTGCATCCCGTACTCGGTGCCGAGCAGCAGACCACCGGCGAGGAGGTCCGCACGGGTCGTCGCCCCCAGGCCGCCCAGCAGGGCGCCGGCCGCGTCCGCCACCAGGAGGCAGGTCCGGTCGGGGCGGGGGTTGCCGACGGGAGCGGCGGCGACCGCGGGCGAGGCGCCGTTCCAGCCCGCGGACCAGCCGCGAGCGGTGGCACGGCCGTCCGTGACCGAGGCGGCCGCGTACACGTGGACGGGCCTGCGGACCACGGGACGGGGCTCGGCCGGACGGTCGTCCAGTACCACCGTGCAGTTGGCGCCCCCGAAGCCGGAGGCGTGCACCAGGACCGACCCCCCGGGATGGGGCCCGTGCCCGTCGGAGAGTGCGAGCGCCCGGGTCCCCGGGTCCTGCTCCCCGGGGTGCAGGACCGGGGGCACCTCGTTCCGGAGCAGCCCCTCGGTGGCCGCGATGAAGGTGAACAGGCCCGCGGCGCCTTCGGTGTGGCCGGCGGCGGCCTTGATCGCCGTGGTCCGCACCGGGCGGCCGCCGTCGGCCAGCACACTGCCCACCGCCTGGGCCTCCGCCAGGTCGCCGGCCTGCGAGGCGGTCCCGTGCGCGTGGTAGAGCCCGATCTCCTGCGGGCCGCGGCCGGCATCGTCGAGCGCGCGGGACAGGGACCGGGCGATGCCCTGTGCGGCGGGGGTCGTCAGATGGACGGCGTCGGAGCAGGCGCCCCAGCCCTGGACGGTCACCAGAGCCGGACGCCCGCGCTCCGCCGCGTGCCGGGAGCTCTCCAGGACCACTACCGCCGCGCCCTCCGCCAGAATGAATCCGCTCCGGTCGGCGGAGAACGGCCGCGTCGTCGTCCGGGACAGCAGGCGCATCGAGTGGAAGCCCGCGAAGACGACCTCGGTCAGCACGTCGACCGCGGCGACCAGGACGACCGGGGCCTCTCCGCTCCTGATCCGCTCACTGGCCCAGGCCAGCGCCCCGGTGCTCGACGCGCAGGCGGAGGACAGCACCACGCAGGGGCCGTTCAGCGCGAGCCGCTCGCGCAGCGAGACGGCCGGCCCTTCCTTGCGGTACCGCCTGGCGTCGGTCCCTTCCCCGGGCGGTACGGACCCGAAGGCCACGTCCGGCAGGTGCCAGCCCGCACTGGTGGACGCGAGCGCCAGCCCGGCGGACCGCAGCTGTTGCGGTGCCAGACCGGCCTGGGCCAGGGCCTGGTCGGCAGAGGCCGCCAGAAGATCCGCCGGACGGTCCTCGAACGGGCCCTCCCAGGCGGGGACTTCGTACACGGCGGTGGTCCGGTAGCCGGAGCTGCCCGGCCAGGCGGCCGTCGTCGGTGCCCGTCCCGCGAAGAGGCCTTCCCAGAAGCGCCGCACCCCGGTTCCGAAGGGCGAGACGCAGCCCATGCCGGTGACCACTACCCCCGTCGACTCCGTCACGCCGGGCCGGTCCCGGATGCCGCGTCCACGATGCGCACGAGGTCGGCTACGGTCTTCGCGGTGTCGAGATCGCTGTCGTCGACGTCGATCCGGAACGCCTCCTCGATATCGGCGGCGAGCGACAGCAGCTCCAGCGAGTCGATGCCGAGATCCACCAGTCTGGCCTGCGGCGACACCGAAGCGCTTCCCTCCCGCAGTTCCGGACTGTGCGCGATCAGCAGCTGTTCGAGTACGTCGGTGACGCCCTGCTCGGTGATGCCCTGCTCGGTCATGTGCTCGTCCTTGTCTCGGTCCGGCCGGGCCGTGTCAGTGGAAGTCGGGGTCGAGCCGGCCCATGGCCGCGAGTCCGACCTTCAGCTGGCCGTCCGGGTCGAAGGTGTCGTAGAAGGTGCCGCGTTCCATGTCGAAGATGCGCGCGGCGCGGAGAACGGAAGGTCCGCGGACGAAGAGCGTCAGACAGGGGTCGGTGTCGCTGTCGTTGATGACCTGGTGCGGCCGGCCGGCCGGCAGCGAGTTGGACTCCCCTTCCGCCAGGGAGTGTTCGAGGTCCTCGCGGAGCAGGGACTCACTGGCCTCCTCGTCGGTCCTCAGGACCTCGAACTGCCTCTCCCGGTACCCGCCGCGCAGCATGACGGTGCTGCAGTGCCACTTGTGGTAGTGGACCCGTTCCTGGGCGCCGCCGTTCTGCAGCCTCGTCTTGAACCGGTGCAGCCGGATACGGAAGCCGTTGCCCGGCTCCGAATGGAGGACGAACTTGTCCATCAGGATGCGCGGATAAGCGGAATGCGGAGCGAGGCTGCGGAACAGCTCACCGTCCGCCAGGATCTCGTCCGTACGCTCCGCGAAGATCTCCGGACGTGCGGCCGCGGCCCGCAGGATCTCCTCGACGACGGACGCCTGCCGCTCCATGTACGAGCCGTCGCGCCAGTCGACCTCGCCCCGCAGGGCCGTCACGAAGTCGTTCCACGTGCTGATTGACACGATTTCCCCCAGGGCATTCGGCGACAGGTTGGAGAGGCGCGAGACGTCAGGTCGGGCAGGTCAGGCCGGGGAGACCCCGGTGGTGCTCCCGGCGGGGACGACGGTCCACAGCGCGGGCACCATGGCCGCGGGGAAAGCCGGCAGGGCGTGATGCGCCGCCTGCCGCAGCTCCTCGACGTCCACGGGCTCGTCGCAGAAGACCCGGGCCGACAGGACGGGGCCGTCCGCGCCCTCCGTGACGGCGGCCTCGACACGTCGGCCGGGCAGGGCTTCGGACAGCATCGACACGACATCGGGCAGATGGATCCAGCAGTGGTCCACCAGGGCCCAGTCCGCCCCTCTGGCCGGGGGGCGGCAGCCCTCGTCGGCGAGGATCCGGCGCAGCTCCGAGAGCGGCAGGTCGGCGCCGGCGGCCCGGACGAGTACCTTCTCCAGGCCCCGCATCAGCAGCTCCGCCGACTGCGCCGGCATGAAAGCGGTGTCGACCATGGCGTATACGTGGTCGCAGTCGCCCAGCGTCCTGGCGTGGAAGAAGAACTTCGCGTCCTGCCGGTCCCACGCGCCGATCCACTCCAGCCGTGTACCGCGCGCGAGCGATTCCAGGTCGGCATCGTCGTCCGGCCCTGCGGCCCGGTCGCCCATGAACACCCTGATGTCGTTGAAGAACGACGAGAGATCGAGGCGGACTCCCCGTTCACGGTCGACCCGGGCCATCAGGCGGTCGCGCTCGACCGGATCGCACTGACTGCGCAGCAGGTCGGCCCTGGTGGCGCCCGCCACGGAGTGGACCAGGCCGGTGAACGTTCCGTCCGCGAGATCGGCGCACACCATGCCGTTGCTCACGGCGCTGCTCACGATCCGCTTCAGATCGGGGAAGGACCGATTGCCGAGGATCGTCTTGAAGGCCACGCGCCGGTTCCCGGTGAACACTCCGAGCATCAGGGCGGTGGCGGCGAGGAGTACGTTCGACGTGGTGGATCCGTCGCGCCCGGAGATCCGGCGCAGCGCCTCGGTGAGGGCCGGGGAGCGCATTTCGATCCGCCGGAAGCGTGCCTGATCGGGCGGCAGTTGGGGCCCGGGGAACATGGTCTGCGGGATCGTCCGGAGCTGCTGTTCCAGACGTTCGAGCGAACGGGCGGAGAGCCGCTGTCCGGCAGCCGACCGTTCATGGGCGGCACGCTCCAGGGGCTGCGGCGCGGGCGCGGTCCAGGAGGTTCCGCGCATCAGCCCGCTCAGTTCCTCGGAGAGGACCCGGGTCGCGCCGCCGTCCGCGAACACATGGGAGAGCACCATGACGACCCGCGCGGGCGCCCGTCGCACGGAGACGACGCAGAGGCGCGCGGGCCAGTCGTCGAGCAGGTCGAAGGACCGGCCGGACAGCTCCTCGCGGCACCGCGCGGCGACCTCGTCCACGGTCTCCTCGGACGCCTCCGCCAGGAGCACCGGCAAGGACCCCGAGGCGAAGACCTCCTGGAGCGGTTCGCCGTCGGCGGCGAGGGTGATCCGGCTCCGGAACGCCTCATGGCGGTGGACGACACGGCTCAGGGCGTCCATGACCTCTTCGTGCGACAGCCCGTCGGGCACCGGGACGGACAGCGCCATGTTGAAGTAGTGCGCCTCCTGCCCCATCCACTGGCAGTCGTTCCACAGCAGCCGCTGCGCCCACATCAGGGGGCCCGGCCCGCGCGCCGGGCCGGAGAAGGCGAGGCTCCCCGGAACCCGTGATCCGTCGGCGGAGCTCCCGGATCTGTCGCTCGTGGCGGTCACAGCGCTGAACTCTCCGTCCGGTGCGGGCAGGGAACGCGGTCTCTCGGCGCGCGACCGGCTGTGAGGACAGCATCGACAGCGCCATTCCAGCCAGCGGCTGGGCCGCAGTGGCTGAATGTGCCCTCATATTGGACTGGACCAATGGAGGGTGTCAAGATCGTCCCGCGAGGGAGGTCATGATCAACAGGCATACGGACAGGGCCAGTTGGGGCACATATCCGGGCATCATGGGTCAGGCGGTGTAGGCCCCCGCCTGAAGGTCGAACATCTCCTGGTACAGCCCCTGCCGGTCCATGAGCTCCTGGTGGCTGCCGGCCTCGGCGACCCGGCCGCCGTCGAGTACGACGATCCGGTCGGCGAGCCGCACGGTGGAGAAACGGTGCGAGACGAAGAGCGTGGTCGCGCTGCCGGAGGAGGCGGCGGCCGCGAAGCGCTCGAAGAGGGAGTGCTCGGCGGACGCGTCCAGGGCGGCGGCGGGTTCGTCCAGGACGAGCAGCAGCGGATCGGGACGGAGCACGGTACGGGCCAGCCCGAGGGACTGCCACTGGCCGCCGGAGAACTCCTGGCCGTCCCCGTAGCCGCGTCCGATCAGTCCGTCCAGCCCGCCCGGCACCTTGGCCTCCAGAGCGTCGGCCCGCGCGTCCGACAGGGCCGTACGGAGTGCGGCGTCGTCGTCCAGGGCTTCGAGCCGGCCGATGCCGACGGACTCGCGGAGCGTCAGTTCGACGCGGGCGAAGTCCTGGAACAGGGTCGCGAGCCGTTGCTGCCACTGCTCGGGGTCGAGGTCGGCGAGGTCGGTGCCGTCGACCAGGATGCGGCCCTCGGTGGGCCGGTAGAGCCCGCAGAGCAGTTTGACGAGGGTGCTCTTTCCGGCCCCGTTCTCGCCGACGAGCGCGGTGCTGGAATCCGCCGGGAGGAAGAGGGAGACATTGTCCAGGATCTTCCGGTCGCTGCCGGGGTAGGCGAAGGAGACATGCTCCAGCCGGATGCCCTCGCGCAGTGCGGGCGGCGGGGCGGCATGCCCGGCAGCCTCCTTCGCGGGGACCAACGACCGCAACTCGGCCAGGAGTTCGATGATCCGGCCGGCGCTCTGCAGCCGCCCCAGCTGGCCGAGGGCTGCCGCGACCTGCCCGCCGACCTGGACGGCCAGCGTGAGGGTCAGCACCAGTTCGCCCACGCCCGCCTCGCCGCGCGCGGCCCGCCGCAGCACGATCAGGATCGCCGCCCCGTAGGCGGCGGCGAACCAGACCTGTCCGGCCGCGCGGACCAGTGCCCCGCGCAGTTCGCCGCCCAGCTGCCGGTCGGTGACGCCGCGCCATGCGGCGCCGTGCCGTTCGGTGACCGCCTGCCGGGCCCCGAAGAGCCGGATCTCCTTGGCGGTGGCGGCTGTCGTGCCGACCTCCACCAGGTGCCGGGCGAGCTGGAGTTCGGAGGCGCTGCCCGCCCGTGCGGCGTCGACGATCCGCTGCGCCCGGCTGCTGGCGAGCACCGCCGGGACGGCGGCGAGCGGCAGCAGGGCCAGCCAGGGGTCCACGCGGGCCAGCACCACGGCGGTCAGCAGCCCCTGCAGCAGCGAACCTCCGAGCAGCAGAACCGCTTCCATGGCGGCCCGGACCTGGAAGATCCGGTCGGCGAGCTGTGTCAGTGTCTCGCCGAACCGGGGGTCGTCGTGGGCCTCGACGCCCGGCGAACCGTTGACCGCATCGGCGATCTCCCGGCTGATGGCGAGCTGTTGGAGCTGGGCGAGCTCGTAGTAGGAGAGGTGTGCGAAGTGCGCCATGGTGAGATCGAGGACCAGCACCAGGCCGATGCCGACGGAGAGGGTCAGGGCCGCACCGCCCCGGCCGCCGAGTGCCGCCTCGGTGAAGGCGGCGAGCAGTACGGCGGCGGCCGGCGCGGCCAGGTATCCGGCCGCGAGCAGCCCGACGGAGGTGAGCAGCCGCCCGGGGCCGAGCCGCCACCCGAGGGCCAGCAGGTAGCGGGCCGAGGCCGCGACGGTTCTCAACTTCTGCTCCCGGCGGTGGTGTTGTCGTCCTCGAAGCGCTGGGCCTGCAGCCGGAAGAGCCCGGCGTAACGGCCGTCGGCGCGCATCAGGGACTTGTGGTCGCCCTGTTCCAGGACCCGGCCGTGCTCCACGACCACGATCCGGTCGGCGCGCCGGACGGTCGAGAAGCGGTGCGAGATGATCAGGCTGGTGATGCCGCGCGAACCGGCCTCGGCGAGGAACTCGTCGAAGAAGGCGACCTCGCCACGCACGTCCAGTTGCGCCGTGGGTTCGTCCAGGACGAGCAGCGAGGCTCCCCCCTCGACGGCGAGCAGGGCACGTGCCAGCGCGATGCGCTGCCACTGGCCGCCGGAGAGGTCGTGCCCGCCGGGGTAGCGGCGGGAGAGCGGCGTACGCAGTCCGTCGGGGAGCCTGTCCACGACGGCCCCGGCCCCGGCCCGCCGGGCGGCGTCGAGCAGGACCGCTTCGTCGGGCGCCAGGTGCGGGGCGCCCAGGCCGATGTTGTCGGCGGCGGGCAGTTCGTAGCGGAGGAAGTCCTGGAAGACGACGGCGATCCGGCGCTGCCAGGACTCCGGGCTGTGAGCGGCCAGATCGGCGCCGTCCACGGTGATCCGCCCCGAGGTCGGTTCGTACAGCCGGGCGAGCAGTTTCACCAGGGTCGTCTTCCCGGCGCCGTTGAGGCCGACGATCGCGGTGCAGGCGCCGACCGGGATCTCCAGGTCGAGGCCGTCCAGGACCGGGGGCGCGTCCGGACGGTAGGAGAAGGCGACGTCCTCGAAGCGGATGCTGTGCGCGGGGCGGGGCGCGGGCTCCGTGCCGGCCGCCGGGCGGGGCTTCAGCTCCTCCAGCGCTTCCAGCCGTTCGAGGGCGTGGAAGGACTCCAGACCGAACTGGGTCTGGGTGTCGCACTCGGGGAAGGCGACGCCGAAGCGCATGGTGACCAGCGCGGCCTGGAGGCCGATACCGAGGGCGAAGAGGTCGGTGCGTCCCTGCACGGTGCCGTGCGCGAGCAGCGCGAACACGGCGGTACCGCCGACGAATCCGGCGGCGGCCAGGGCGACGAAGGGCCAGAACTGGAGTCGGCGGCTGCCCGCCCAGAGCGGATGCAGGCCGTCCATGGTGTCGCGGCCGAAGCGGGCACTCAGCCAGGGCATCAGGCCCAGCAGCCTGATCTCCTTCGCGGCGCCCGTCCCCGTAGCCAGCTGACGGATGTAACCGGTGCGCCGCCGGTGTCCGGCGAGGGAGTCCCACAGGGCGGCGTAACGGCCCAGGGTGCCGCGGACGCCGAAACGGATCGCCA is a genomic window of Streptomyces sp. NBC_00708 containing:
- a CDS encoding nucleotidyltransferase family protein; the encoded protein is MSPLTVAERIGIIRSSLAPFPGEAAKPHRDCFDRLLESHGAGTVYSYLRQRNIINATLVSHAGHPAVADEDGPFQLYRTAALEIREIHRSELAAISREFDAQDVPLIVYKGLALDALTDNTDAPSFSNDIDLLVRKDSLADARRILESSGYEVGIRIDNGRVRRMPARISRMTEESVYSYGQVQPYHRLVPVPALEGLSDRVQALMPRTFCTVSGRLHLRISVDLHYSLNLLTEDIGTRVKPGEDTWWDDTQEIRVGGATVRTLSDAVLSWALLHRLYVDCTVLQETGLKSLCHIKLLWHRGRFDVAGVHEAGRRHPYLAPSLHQALRAVDTICDLGLQGLVDPREFRSAAAPLMNVGDCLPALLDFGVAIDLADFEQGAAAGDGVSVRFY
- a CDS encoding IMP cyclohydrolase; its protein translation is MKHLGEALRANRYPGRLVVLCRTHDDVLTAAYALTGRSEASRARRMEGSAAGELAVVPVGAQDNDALRHYVAACVAGPWTVYGNGEQVAEVAARLTGGQSPAEALHGLEYEPDPPIFTPRITVVVERADGKAWLGAARRPENGRESTDTTVTALGRLPIGHGVLLSTYESDGQRVATARHHLDVLVDAGDAGQLLDEVWQALDPGFLVAATAFAPQDGVEGEVRHAADVTGG
- the tmk gene encoding dTMP kinase; translation: MNELCDHIPALRPRLLEHVTARLLASLDLAGCTKILVEEEKGAVIGAALSLATGLPLALARAYPYDVPGHRVDFDSEYTGGSLYVNGIEPGDRVCLVDDTLSTGGTLIALVKAVREIGAEVTEAAVVVEKPANGGREALRSRTGLEVGSLIRIDVSRDGVSVRAPSSDAGPAQAPTAFGFLRRMRPHTAPGLLVVVEGTDGAGKTTLVNGLSAALRASGHKVFSTFQPTPSARATEVFRGFAERGGDDPAIHRALYLVTLGDRLYHARATILPRLEAGETVICDRYIYTTVANALARGQHFDGWFQDTVALLPKPDLALLAHSPVDVAVQRIRQRPEERDRPIDIAHMTRVRTGFLDLVDGGHLTGLDTSLSDADETLRSALKAVEAARAGREGAPRTGA
- a CDS encoding fatty acid--CoA ligase family protein, whose amino-acid sequence is MMLDILHAHATERPHALALADPEHSLTWSRLVDRVAQRARELSPAAGTRPGIAALHRSADCQWVIDFLALRSCGFPVLPLPEAMPAPTAEALAADLSAALLVSADGSGPLPCREPAEADADRPALVHLTSGTTGTAKGVLRSAANIDDEADAVARALGLGPEHPVLTGTPVSHSFASGLLTAALRAGATTLLTPRYDPAAMVRMAHEHRPGTLSGTPYVFRAVARSKEVRRIGLPGLRHPLSGGAPLHPSWAEGWQDVTGVPVCQEYGLSEGGIATMNLAAHPDTVGSVGLPVPGVTVRVVGPDGVPLGAGRTGHVVIGRPAAPVHYLTGGGGRAPVPTSPAVPGDGPATRFVETGDLGRLDDRGRLWLTGRTKVLINVAGAKVSPFDVEHHLLNSPLVRDAVVAGVPDPDRGEMVAALVHAEPGATAAELAQHLRERLSSFAVPRRWVFTPAIPRTASGKPDRARVLAILEG
- a CDS encoding acyl carrier protein codes for the protein MTEQGITEQGVTDVLEQLLIAHSPELREGSASVSPQARLVDLGIDSLELLSLAADIEEAFRIDVDDSDLDTAKTVADLVRIVDAASGTGPA
- a CDS encoding condensation domain-containing protein; the protein is MTATSDRSGSSADGSRVPGSLAFSGPARGPGPLMWAQRLLWNDCQWMGQEAHYFNMALSVPVPDGLSHEEVMDALSRVVHRHEAFRSRITLAADGEPLQEVFASGSLPVLLAEASEETVDEVAARCREELSGRSFDLLDDWPARLCVVSVRRAPARVVMVLSHVFADGGATRVLSEELSGLMRGTSWTAPAPQPLERAAHERSAAGQRLSARSLERLEQQLRTIPQTMFPGPQLPPDQARFRRIEMRSPALTEALRRISGRDGSTTSNVLLAATALMLGVFTGNRRVAFKTILGNRSFPDLKRIVSSAVSNGMVCADLADGTFTGLVHSVAGATRADLLRSQCDPVERDRLMARVDRERGVRLDLSSFFNDIRVFMGDRAAGPDDDADLESLARGTRLEWIGAWDRQDAKFFFHARTLGDCDHVYAMVDTAFMPAQSAELLMRGLEKVLVRAAGADLPLSELRRILADEGCRPPARGADWALVDHCWIHLPDVVSMLSEALPGRRVEAAVTEGADGPVLSARVFCDEPVDVEELRQAAHHALPAFPAAMVPALWTVVPAGSTTGVSPA